The following are encoded together in the Ovis aries strain OAR_USU_Benz2616 breed Rambouillet chromosome 15, ARS-UI_Ramb_v3.0, whole genome shotgun sequence genome:
- the LOC105610137 gene encoding large ribosomal subunit protein uL22 — MVRYSLDPENPTKSCKSRGSNLRVHFKNTRETAQAIKGMRIRKATKYLKDVTLKKQCVPFRRYNGGVGRCAQAKQWGWTQGRWPKKSAEFLLHMLKNAESNAELKGLDVDSLVIEHIQVNKAPKMRRRTYRAHGRINPYMSSPCHIEMILTEKEQIVPKPEEEVAQKKKISQKKLKKQKLMARE, encoded by the coding sequence ATGGTGCGCTATTCACTTgacccagaaaaccccacaaaatcatgcaaatcaagaGGTTCAAATCTTCGTGTACACTTTAAGAACACTCGTGAAACTGCCCAGGCCATAAAGGGTATGCGTATCCGAAAAGCCACCAAGTATCTGAAGGACGTCACGTTAAAGAAGCAGTGTGTGCCGTTCCGCCGCTACAACGGTGGAGTTGGCAGGTGTGCACAGGCCAAACAGTGGGGCTGGACTCAGGGTCGATGGCCCAAAAAGAGTGCTGAATTTTTACTACACATGCTCAAAAATGCAGAGAGTAATGCTGAACTTAAGGGCTTAGATGTAGATTCTCTGGTCATTGAGCACATCCAAGTGAACAAAGCCCCCAAGATGCGACGCAGGACTTACAGAGCTCACGGTCGGATCAACCCCTACATGAGCTCTCCCTGCCACATTGAGATGAtccttactgaaaaagaacagattgttcctaaaccagaagaggaggttgcacagaagaaaaagatatcccagaagaaactgaagaaacaaaaacttatggcCCGGGAATAA